From Hydra vulgaris chromosome 15, alternate assembly HydraT2T_AEP, one genomic window encodes:
- the LOC105849096 gene encoding uncharacterized protein LOC105849096 isoform X2 produces the protein MNKLKKMAGITEDLSQIKWSDESLPLSKFVTKYPLPQIVQVENGYDGGLDENSLSSGQILKIHKLTVERKLLCYDRNNKEVCISASTDQKVILHTQNYDTIYKTVADLAKAKPLPAYVEVTRGYYNVDSNVTYELSVEPGEQLKVVHNAMHKRKKHMLFLNNENVEIKIPFDCVAGFRPLVDNKKYFLSEILPNETNETTYPFFFEFESGCMYGSLGVLKCTSVYDEKLIIASCGQDDLQVVFMIPQNFAVTVKIAVGTLRTDPDYDNIRKSFHNFQEIEHRVHLSSMNKIYNRETSVISGFTLPSQTSTMSSIDTSVSTNKDFLLIKHPLNNIQTPVDVFSNSSQDNYELSVATDSDTDLELAQFVNKNYANGLRKRTYEGLDQQPIRNSATIRDLSVKDLCHNLQLLNMSKYATIFEDNQIDGALLCELGKEELADLGLNKFETKKLIAFKKGWRPNLS, from the coding sequence ATGAATAAATTGAAGAAGATGGCTGGAATAACAGAAGATTTAAGTCAAATTAAATGGAGCGATGAATCCCTTCCATTATCAAAGTTTGTCACCAAATACCCTTTACCCCAGATTGTGCAAGTTGAAAATGGATATGATGGAGGTCTTGATGAAAACTCGCTTAGCTCAggtcaaattttaaagattcatAAATTGACTGTTGAACGTAAACTACTATGCTACGATCgaaataataaagaagtttGCATTTCTGCTTCGACAGaccaaaaagtaattttacatactcaaaattaTGACACAATCTACAAAACTGTGGCTGACCTTGCTAAAGCCAAACCTTTACCAGCATATGTTGAAGTAACACGAGGTTATTACAACGTAGACAGCAATGTTACCTATGAACTTTCTGTTGAACCTGGTGAACAGCTTAAAGTTGTTCACAATGCAATGCATAAACGTAAGAAACACATGTTGTtcttaaacaatgaaaatgttgaaataaaaattccttttgatTGCGTTGCTGGATTTCGTCCTCTTgttgacaataaaaaatattttttgtctgaAATACTTCCAAATGAAACTAATGAAACAACCTAtcctttcttttttgaatttgaatcaGGATGTATGTACGGAAGTCTCGGCGTGCTAAAATGTACTTCAGTTTACGATGAAAAACTGATCATTGCTTCTTGTGGGCAAGATGATTTACAAGTTGTCTTTATGATTCCTCAAAACTTTGCAGTTACTGTCAAAATTGCCGTTGGTACTCTAAGAACAGATCCTGATTATGACAATATTAGAAAATCATTTCACAACTTTCAAGAAATTGAACATAGAGTTCATTTATCAAgcatgaataaaatatataaccgCGAAACTTCTGTAATTTCTGGATTTACATTGCCATCACAAACTAGCACAATGTCTTCTATTGACACAAGCGTAAGTACAAACAaagattttctactaattaaACACCCTTTGAATAATATTCAAACGCCTGTTGATGTTTTTAGCAATAGTAGTCAGGATAACTATGAATTGTCTGTTGCAACAGACTCTGACACCGATCTTGAACTAGCCcaatttgtcaataaaaattatgcaaatgGCCTACGAAAAAGAACTTATGAGGGTTTGGACCAACAGCCAATAAGAAATTCTGCAACTATAAGAGACCTGAGTGTTAAAGACTTGTGCCACAATTTGCAATTGCTGAATATGTCAAAGTATGCAACTATATTTGAAGATAATCAAATTGATGGTGCGTTACTTTGTGAGTTGGGAAAAGAGGAGCTTGCTGATTTAGGACTaaacaaatttgaaacaaaaaaactaattgccTTTAAGAAAGGATGGCGACCAAATTTAAGTTGA
- the LOC136091991 gene encoding histone-lysine N-methyltransferase SETMAR-like encodes MYCNKKRTYHWLASNDPVPMTPKPSIHQQKVLLCVWWTTAGIVHYELLPSGQTITAEIYSAQLDRASVALHQKQAALANRKGVVFHQDNARPYTAKITRETLARLQWEILPHPPYSPTIPDCILSNFYF; translated from the coding sequence ATGTACTGCAACAAAAAACGAACATATCATTGGCTAGCCAGTAACGATCCAGTACCGATGACTCCTAAACCAAGCATTCACCAACAAAAGGTTTTACTGTGTGTATGGTGGACTACAGCAGGTATCGTTCACTATGAGTTGCTACCAAGTGGACAAACCATTACTGCTGAGATATACTCAGCCCAATTGGACAGAGCTTCGGTTGCTCTTCACCAAAAACAAGCAGCTTTGGCAAACAGAAAAGGTGTTGTATTTCACCAGGACAACGCCAGACCGTACACCGCAAAAATCACGCGGGAAACTCTAGCACGTTTACAATGGGAGATTCTACCTCACCCACCGTATTCACCAACTATCCCCGACTgtattttgtcaaatttttatttttag